Within the Sporocytophaga myxococcoides DSM 11118 genome, the region TCCCATAAAGTTGAGATATCCTTCTCCTCCCAATGATATGGTGAATAAACGGATCATTTTATGAAGGGCAATCCCTCTGTCAATAACTACATTAGGATCATCAACCAGCATATGGAAGTACATCTCCTTGTCCATAAGCCAGAATGCAAGTGTTTTGTCACCAACAAGCGCCTGATCATGAGATTCTGCATAAGCAATTGTTTTTTCCTTCCATCTACGGTTGCTTAATACTGACCACATTTCATTAATGTCCCAGTCTTCGTCAGATTTCTCCTTTAATATTTTTATCCAGTAATCCGGAATACCCATTGCAAGTCTGTAATCAAAACCAAGGCCACCTTCTTCTACTGTTCTGCAAAGGCCAGGCATTCCACTCACATCTTCTGCTATAGAAATTGCATTCGGATTTACTTCTTTAATTAATTCATTAGCTAGCTGCAGATAGGTGATGGCATCCCATTCTACATCATTTTTAAAATATTTGTCATAATGATCGAAGGAGGTAGAGCCATGATGAAAGTATAGCATTGATGTAACGCCATCAAATCTAAACCCATCAAACTTGTATTCTTCCAGCCAGAATTTAACATTGCTTAGCAGAAATTGCTTCACTTCCCATTTTCCATAATCAAAGATTTTGGAGTCCCATCCTTCATGATAACCTCTTCCTCCGGAATGGAAATACTGATGATCCGTTCCGTCGAATTCATTAAGTCCTTCAGAAAGATTTTTTACTGCATGAGAATGAACAATGTCCATAATAACGGCAATTCCCAACTCATGTGCTTTACCAATAAGGTATTTTAGATCCTCAGGATTTCCAAAGCGAGAGGAAGCTGCAAAAAAGTTAGATACGTGGTAGCCGAAAGACCCATAGTATGGGTGTTCCATTACTGCCATCAACTGAATTGCATTGTATCCATAGTCCTTAATTCTAGGAAGCACTTCATCGGCAAATTCGATATAAGTCCCAAGCCCTTCTTTTTCCTGAGCCATTCCTACATGGGCCTCGTAGATTAAAGGTTCATTGAGAACATCCTGAAGATTCAGGTTGTATGGCCCCCATTGGAATGGAAAAGACTCAAACCAAAGCTGTCCGCTAAAGTCATAAGTCTGGGGATCCTGAATGACCTTTTGCATATAGGCAGGAATTCTGTCCATCGCGCCATTATTGGCTACTATGTGAACTTTAATCCTGCTTCCATGAACAAAAGTATCTTTATATTGATCATAAGGAAGAAAAATTTCCCAATCTCCTCTAGGATTCCTAGTAAGAGAATGAGAACCTCTGTTCCAATGATTAAAGTCTCCGGTTAAGAACAGCTGATGAGCTTTAGGGGCCCATTCTCTGTACCACCATCCGTTTTTTTCATTATCAAAGTTAACCCCATAGTATTTATGAGCGTCAGCAAAATTGCTAAGGCTACCGTATGCCTTTTGAATTTCACTCAAAGCATTATGAAATCGTTCAAGACGAGCTTCAACGTCATGATTATAGGGTTCCAACCAGGGATCGTCCTGGATAAGAGGCAGTTTTTCTTTTTCCTTCACTGTGATATAAAAAAGTTATGTTAGCTTAATAATACACGCTATAACTCTAATATAAAAATTATTGTTTAGAGAATTTGATAACTTCTTTAATCAATAATATTTAACTCATCTTCTGAGGTGCCAATTCTAGCAATAAGTAATTGTTGAGTAATTGCTGAAGAAGCTACTAATGGTCTCTTGTGAAGATTGATAGATTTTCTGATATATCGGATATCTACCTTTTTGGTTGTCTCTTTATCTACGGTTTTTACACTGTCTGCATTCAGAGAGTCTTTTGGAGTAGGGTCTGGTATGGATCTTGAACTTAATGTGTCTGTTTTTTTCTCAGGCAATGGCCTGTTCACTTTATCTGTTTGTCCATTATATGGACTGCAGGCAAATACATTTCCCAAAAAGAAAATTAAAATGAAGATATTCAATTTAATATGTGACATAATTCCCTCCTTGAAATGGTGCTGTATTAGTTTAAAACAAAAACTATGCAGTTTGTTTAATCAAAAAGGGTTTCGAAAAATGCAAGTTGGATTTAACTAATATTTAATTAGGAAAATCAGTAAGTTATGTTAAGTGGTAATGAAATAATCAGTGAAAAAAATTATTCTACATCTTCAGATAAATTATTTAGGTGAAGCTCATTTACTGAAAGTGTCTCTGAATCTACATCCATTACAAAAGACTTGTATTTACCGTCTTGTTGTTTAAATCGAATAAGACAACGTTGGTTTGTTTCCCATTCAAAGTTGACAGTCTTTTCGTTTAGATCAGAAGAATAAATTTCAGTGGACGGAGCTTCAGATAATTCCATTCCTTTCAAACCAAAGCGCACCGTGAAAGGATCAACAAGATTGGGCTTTATACCTGAAATAAAAATAGAAAGCGAGCCATCGGGAGAGGATGAATAAATACTCATTTCTTTCTTGCCTGTGCAGGAATAAAGCGCAAGTGAGACTAGAAAAGAAATAAGAATCTGTTTCATTTAAGGAGGTGTGTAAATTGATAATCAAACCTAAATAAAATGGTAGTTAAACACAAGAATATAATAAAAAAAAAGATATGCATATCACTTACTTTCAGTGGTTAAATTTAGAATATAAAGATTGGGATAGTGAAGCTTCATTTTAAAGATAACTTCATTCAGATTTTGTTTTATCATCCTGGACTGTATCTTTAAATTTTAGAGATGAAAATGAACTTATTGGACACAAACCTTATTTAAATTCAAGTGCTATGAAAAAGATATTTTGGGTATTATTCTTTCCTGTCGTCCTTTTGTCAAGCTTCAAGCCAAAGGAAACGACTTTGGAAACTAACAAAGGAGTTAAGGAGGCGGCACCTGATTTTACCCTTACTGATATTAATGGTAAGAAAGTTTCATTGAGCGACTTTAAAGGAAAAGTAGTTTACATGGATGTCTGGGCTACCTGGTGCGGTCCTTGTATGGAGGCAATTGCGTTGTCACATGAGCCTAAACAGGAATTCCTCGAGAATCCCGATGTAGTTTTTTTGTATATTTCTATTGATCGTGAAAAAGATAAATGGAAAAAAGTCGTTAAGAGAAAAGGAATTGAAGGAATTCACGTTCATTCTTATGAAGGAAACGAGGGGGAAATCATTGCTAAATATGGAGTTGTTTCAATTCCCCGCTTTATCCTGATTGATAAAAATGGAAATATTGCGGATCCGAATGCCAAAGCTCCTTTCGAAGACGGTTGGTCAGAGGATATTAAAAAATTACTTACACAATAGTATTGGTATTGACTAAAAGACATTTTAAATTGGGTTCTTTTTAGAACCCTTTTTTGTATGATTAGCTTTAAAGACAAAAAGATTAAATTCCTTTGGGTAGGATTTTGGAGCTTGGCTCTATTCATTGCATTATTCATTTTCTCTATTTCCATAAACCTTTTCGGTTTGTTTGGTAAAATTCCTTCTCTGGAAATTCTTGAAAATCCAAAAAGTGATCTGTCATCAGAAGTTTATACTGAAGACCATGTGCTGATGGGAAAGTATTTTAAGTTTAATAGATCAAACGCAGATTACAAAGATCTTCCTGTTGATTTGGTTAATGCTCTGATTGCTACGGAAGACGTTCGTTTTTACAAGCATTCTGGGGTCGATTTTAAAGGTACTTTTGCTATTTTTCTCTATGCAGTTACATTTCAGAAAAGGGGCTCGAGCACTTTGAGTCAGCAGTTGGCCAAAAATCTTTTCCAAATGAGGCAGTCAAAAGAATATCAGGGCCCTCTGAGCAAGTTTATGCCAGTGGTGAAATTCAAAGAAATTATCACCGCGACCAGACTTGAAAGAGCCTACACAAAGCAGGAGATTTTGAATATGTATCTTAATACTGTGGAATTCGGCAATGGGACTTATGGAATTACATCTGCTGCTAAAAAGTATTTCAATAAAAAAACATCTAAACTTAAAACCGAAGAAGCAGCCATGCTTATAGGTTTGCTTAAAGGACCAAGTGTTTATGATCCAATCAGAAAGGAGGAAAAAGCACTGAATAGAAGGAATACGGTTCTAAGTCAGATGGTAAAATACAATTATCTAAGTAAGGATCAGTTTGAAAAGCTTAAGCAGACCCCTCTTGCATTAGATATTACCTATGAAAACCAGAATACTGGTCTCGCGCCATACTTCAGAGACTATGTAGAGGATTATCTCGTTAATTGGTGCGATGAGCACGGGTATAATCTGTATGCTGATGGTTTGAAAATTTATACTACCATTAATTCAAAAATGCAGACCTATGCAGAAGATGCTGTTTCAAATCATATGACAGCACTTCAAAAGGAGTTTTTTGCAGAATGGAAAGGCAAAACTCCCTGGGCTTCAAATAAACTTGATGATAAAAAGTTTGTAGAGAGATTTGCTAAAAGATCTGAAAGATATAGAGTTTTGAAAGCAGAGCTGGGTAATAATCCAGAGCTGATTTTCAAAGAAATGAACAAGAAGGTTAAAATGAAAATCTATACACTTAAAGGAACTCGGGATACTACTATGAGCCCAATGGATTCTGTTAGGTATTATCTTCATTTCCTTCATACAGGAATGGTTAGTATGGATCCTCATAACGGTCAGGTTAAAGCCTGGGTAGGAGATGTTAACTTCAGATATTTTAAATATGACCATGTTAAAAAAGGAGCAAGACAACCAGGTTCTACATTTAAGCCACTACTTTATGCCTATGCGATAGAGGAAAAGGGGTTAACTCCTTGCTCTAAAGTGCTGGACACACAGGTTCCATTCACAATGCCCGATGGAAAAGTATGGATTCCCAAAAACAGCAATAACAATTATTCTAATGACTATATGACTTTGCGTCTTGGAATGGCAAGGTCTGTAAATACTATCGCTGCATATCTTATGAAACTAAGCGGTCCGGATTCTATTGTTGCTTTTGCGAAACGTCTTGGTATATCTTCTCAATTGGAAGCAGTTCCTACACTTGCACTTGGAACTAGCGACGTATCTGTTTTTGATATGACTCAGGCCTATTGCGCTTTCGTAAATAATGGCTATAGATATGAACCATTGATGATTACGAGAATTGAAGATAAATATGGCAATGTTCTGGAAGAATTCAGAAATATTCCGCAGCAAGTTATATCTTCTGAAACCGCAGCCTCTATGGTTTATATGCTTAAGGGATCAGCTGAAGAAGATGGAGGTACAGCTAGGGACCTTGTAAGGAAATTTAATATAACAAGTGAAGTAGGAGGAAAAACCGGTACCACTCAAAACTCTGCAGATGGCTGGTTTATGGGAGTATCACCGGATTTGGTCTCGGGTGTGTGGGTTGGCGCTGATGATAAAAATATTCACTTCCCTGATATGAGATTTGGACAAGGAGCAAGAATGGCATTACCAATCTGGGGACTTTATATGCAAAAAGTATTTGCAGATAAGAATCTTGGAGTAAAAACGAAGTTTGAAATCCCCGAATCTCTCAATGCTTCTTTTGATTGTGAATCTGCTACCGATGAGGTGGATTCCACGATAGTAGATTTACCGTCTTCCTTTGATTAACAGAAGCACGAAACACTTTATTCCTTTGTTTTCTTGATAAGATAAAGGAATAAAGTTATGCCGGAATTACCAGATGTTTCTATCTTCAGAGATTATTTTGATAAGACAACTCTTAATAAAAAGATTGAAAGAGTTGAAGTTTTTGAAAAGCGTATTCTTAAAGGAATCTCCGAAAAAGAATTAAACAAGACCCTGAAGGGCAAATCATTTAAAAATTCAGATAGGTACGGAAAACATCTCTTTACAGAAATTGGCCCTGAAACCGGTCTCGATATTCATTTCGGTATGACAGGTGACCTGGAACTCATTGATGATCTTTCTAAAATTCCTCCATATACAAGATTACTTTTTATTTTCCAGGACGGAGAAGGGTTAGCTTTTGAAGATCAAAGAAAATTCGGACACATAAGTCTTGTCCGTAGCCTTGACGACCTGATATCCCAAAATAATTTAGGAAAAGACGCCCTAAATATTAAATCTGAAGAGTTTCATGACATAATTCATAAGAGGAAAGGAAAGATCAAATCTATCCTGATGGACCAGTCATTGATTTCGGGAATTGGAAATGTATACGCAGATGAAATACTTTTTCAGGCTGGTATTCATCCGGAATCAAAAGGAAGTCGAATACCTGAAGATAAAATAAAGAAGTTGTTTTCTACAATGAATAAAGTCTTGAAGACAGCTATAAAATATGAGGCTCACAGAGAAGATTTTCCAACTAAGTTTTTAATCAATCATAGAAGAGAAAATGAAGATTGTCCGAGTAAATGCGGTAAAATTAATGTAATTAAAATAAATGGCCGAACTACTTATTTTTGCGAGGCTTGTCAAGAGCTTTATTAGGTAACTTTCTTTGAACAATTAAATATTCAAGATTGCCAAAAGAAAATGTATCTGGTTGCTCTATACTTATATCATTGATCTTTCCTGACCAAGTTTCTATAACATCATGTTGGGTATTGAAAGGTCCTTTATCAAAATCAACAGCTCGAATAGTTATTTTATCATCGGGTGCGCACATAAAATAATTTGATTGGAAGGCCTTTGTATATTGAGTTACATTTTTTATTTCCGGACTGTGATAAATATAGTCATCACCGCATTGAATATCCCAGAAAAGATCAGGAAACCCTGTACCTCCAAAGGCATAGTCATATTTGGAAGGATCACAAACATTCGTATTCAGTTTAAATTTTAATACTTCAATAGAAGTGTTAATGAGCTCAGGGGCATTTATTTGAAATTTAATTTTCTTTGATGCTACAGGTTTATGCGAAAAATACTCAACTTCTTTAAGATCGCTTTTCAGGCTATCTTGTTTAAACCGGACTGGAATAGCTTCAAATTTCAGGTTAAGTTCATGTATTCCTTTTGACAGTTCCAGAGATCTAAGAGGAATAGAGTAATTGAGAATTCTATTACCTTCTTTAACAAGCAGAAATTCATCATGCAAGCTTAGAAATTTTTCTGAATAATAATTTATTGGAGATGTGTATGTCTTTTTACCTGAGCACGATAAGGAAATGTATAGAGCTTCAATTCCTTGATTTTTTACTTCTTTCCAAAACTGATCTGATAAATCAACTTTGAAGTCAACTTCTATCACTTTAGCCTTTTCATTTGTAACAGTGTCTAAACTCTGGATAAAAAAAATGAGGCCATTTTCAAGAGAATCTATTGTAGAATATTTAATACCAGAGGATTTCAACTGTGCGGGTATCTGGTTATCATTAGATTCATGGTGAGAAGCTTCCTTACAAGAAGGGGATATGAAAATAAAAAGTAAAGCTGTTAGGTTAAGTATTAAATTTTGTTTCATTGAGTGTTCCACTCTCTTTTATTGGTTAATTACTAATTTATTTTTGCTAATAAATTAATTTTCTAGAAAATTTTACTAAAAATATTAGCTTAGTTTAGTTTTATGATGTTTATTTGCTAAAAAACATCGTATTTATGTTAGTCTCTGCTAAAAAGGGTTTTAAATTAAAATATTTTTTACGTAAACCCATACCCAATTCGAGATTCATCCAAGTGAATTACCTATTAGAAGATAATACGGGATTTTTCATTCATGGTGAAAAACTGATCGAAAATAAAAGCAGTTTGAGCAGAATGATTAGCAATGTATTACAGGATATCAATATTTTGATTTAATTAGTGGATATAATTTGAAAAAACATGACTCTGATCAGTGACAATATTAAGCATTTAAGAAAACAAAAAGGATTTACACAGGAGCAATTGGCTGAAAAAGTGGGAATAAAAAGGTCTTTATTAGGTGCTTATGAAGAAGGACGGGCAGAACCTGGTTTGTACAATCTCATCATGTTTTCTAAAATACTTGAAGTGTCGGTAGATGCCCTTATTAGTGGGGATTTAAAAGATCCGGAAAGCTATAAGCAAGTGATGCAGAAAGATATTGAAGCAAAAAAATTAAGGGTGCTTTCAATAACTGTAGATAAAAACGACAATGAATCAGTTCCTATGGTTCCTCAAAAAGCGGCTGCTGGATACCTCAATGGTTACGCTGATCCGGAATACATTGGAGATCTTCCCAATTTTTATCTCCCGAATTTTAAAAATGGGACCTTTCGTGCTTTTGAAATTTCAGGCGATTCAATGTTGCCCCTTGTCTCAGGTACCATTATTATAGGTCAATATGTTGATAACTGGAATTATGTCAAAGATGATCAGACTTATATTGTTGTGACTTCAAAAGAGGGTATCGTCTACAAAAGAGTCCTTAACCAATTAAAAACTAAAGAGGTATTTCTATTATCATCAGATAATCCTGTTTATAGTCCTTATGAAGTACATCCAGATGACATACTTGAAGTATGGGAGGCAAAAGCATTCATCAGTACGGAGTTTCCCAAACCTGATATGTCAATAGAAAAGCTTGCTCATATGGTTGTAAATATGAAAGAAGAGCTTAAAAATTTGAAGAAGTAAGGTACCTTACTTCTTCGATATTTTTTCAAACATTTCTATTAGTTTTGAGACACTTTTATCTTTATCTGAAAGATTGATTACTCCCTCATTTGCTTTGAACCAAATACCTTCTCCAATATTAATATAATACCCCTCAGCTTTGCCGGGAGTAGGAAGGCTGTTCTCATAAACGTATTCAGGGAGATAAACTGTTTGAAGCGTATTTTTGAGGTCTTCCCATTTCAATTCCACAACCTTTTTCTGATTGTTTTTTTCTATTTCGGCTATAAATTTTCGAGTTTTAAATTCGGGTTTAAGATTGACCGTGACTAGATCCTGGGGGAAGTTCTTTATAAAGTTAATTTCTAAATTGGCTTCCTTACCTGATGTTTCATAAATGGCTTGTGTCACTTCTTGAATGAAATAAGCCCATTCATCAATATTCTCAGGAGATCCTGATATGATTTTGGGAGCTTCAATCAGTACTTTTATTTCTGATTCCTCTTTAGCGAATGTGGATTTGTTGATTAGAGTCTGAATTGGAGCAATCCACGCGGAACTTAAACTGCCATTCCAGTTATAATCATCGTTCAAACTGAATCCTTCATCTAAAATTTCATCTTCTGCGAGTTCTTCACGTCCAATATATTTAATATTAAATTCAACTTTGAGCAGATTATTTGCGTTAATAAATTTCAAATTAATGGTGTTGGCGTAAGGGGGGTAAAGTTCAGAAGGTGTAAAATTTATTTCAAAACTGTGAAAGTTATTCATATTTGATTTGTTTTTTTAAATTTTATAAATATTTTTCAACGCAAATTAGTACAAACGTAAATAATGAAAGGTTTAAAAAGTATTATCTGTGATACAATATTAGGTGAAACAGGTATTAAGTTGACAGCCAAGGATTTGGGTATTAAGTTCGAAGCTGATGGTGTTATAGTGAAGCTTTGGGATTTCGAAGTGCTTAAAATGGCTATTCATGGCCACAAAGATACAGATACTGCTGAATTTGCTGAAGATTTATTAGATGCTCTTTTTGAAGAATATTATGACTTCAGAGAGAAGGTAATAGAATTAAAGCTGGAAGATTTGAATCAGCGTTGGAGACCTTTGATTATTGAAACAATTACCCCAATTTTAAAGAAGAACAAGGTAAGTCAAAGTGTACTGGATGTGTTGGATTATGAGTTTGTAGATATGGGTTATGTAAAAACCCCTTATTCTAACCCAGATGAAGAGGAGTGGGGGTTCCCAATTTTTGCTCTGAGAATTACGGATTTTGAAGATCTTGAATATTTGCACACTATTGATGCTTATTCTGATTTACAAAAATTTGACTTTGATGGTCTTGTGAAAGATTTTCTGAAAAAGATAAGATAATATTAGGGTACAATAAAACTAAATAAACCTGTTCTGTGTAATCGGGGCAGGTTTATTTGTTACATTTAACTGTCTTTAGCTTGTCAATTTTTCCTGATGCTGTGTATTCAAAATTTTGACAAAATTTTAAATACCTTGGAACTTCATATTTGGGCAATTCTTTTTGTAATAATTGAAGTATTTCTGATTTTGAACTTTCAAAGCCTTCATAATAAAAGGCCAAGGCTTCTCCCAGCTTTTCATCAGATTGTTTAGCTAAAAAGAAATTTCCTCCAAAATTTCTCTCTTTCAGGATTCTGTTAATTTTATCTTCAATGGATTCTATCTGAAGTTTAATTCCACCTGAATTTATAATATTATCAATCCTCCCAAGCCATGTGAATTCTCTTTCAGAATGAAATTGAACAAGATCATTGGTCGTAATCCATTGATTCTTGGTTACAATACCTTTAATTTCCAAACAGCCCCTCAAATCTAATCTGGTCTCTATATCTTCAAATACATTAAAATAATCTGATTGCTGTGGACCATTTAATAATTTTAAAGCTATATGGCTTACCGTTTCTGTCATCCCATAAGTACTGTATATAGGCACATTTAAGGTTTGAAGCCGGGCTTTCAATGTTTCT harbors:
- a CDS encoding TlpA family protein disulfide reductase; this encodes MKKIFWVLFFPVVLLSSFKPKETTLETNKGVKEAAPDFTLTDINGKKVSLSDFKGKVVYMDVWATWCGPCMEAIALSHEPKQEFLENPDVVFLYISIDREKDKWKKVVKRKGIEGIHVHSYEGNEGEIIAKYGVVSIPRFILIDKNGNIADPNAKAPFEDGWSEDIKKLLTQ
- a CDS encoding XRE family transcriptional regulator gives rise to the protein MTLISDNIKHLRKQKGFTQEQLAEKVGIKRSLLGAYEEGRAEPGLYNLIMFSKILEVSVDALISGDLKDPESYKQVMQKDIEAKKLRVLSITVDKNDNESVPMVPQKAAAGYLNGYADPEYIGDLPNFYLPNFKNGTFRAFEISGDSMLPLVSGTIIIGQYVDNWNYVKDDQTYIVVTSKEGIVYKRVLNQLKTKEVFLLSSDNPVYSPYEVHPDDILEVWEAKAFISTEFPKPDMSIEKLAHMVVNMKEELKNLKK
- a CDS encoding Fpg/Nei family DNA glycosylase, which gives rise to MPELPDVSIFRDYFDKTTLNKKIERVEVFEKRILKGISEKELNKTLKGKSFKNSDRYGKHLFTEIGPETGLDIHFGMTGDLELIDDLSKIPPYTRLLFIFQDGEGLAFEDQRKFGHISLVRSLDDLISQNNLGKDALNIKSEEFHDIIHKRKGKIKSILMDQSLISGIGNVYADEILFQAGIHPESKGSRIPEDKIKKLFSTMNKVLKTAIKYEAHREDFPTKFLINHRRENEDCPSKCGKINVIKINGRTTYFCEACQELY
- a CDS encoding alpha-amylase family glycosyl hydrolase; its protein translation is MKEKEKLPLIQDDPWLEPYNHDVEARLERFHNALSEIQKAYGSLSNFADAHKYYGVNFDNEKNGWWYREWAPKAHQLFLTGDFNHWNRGSHSLTRNPRGDWEIFLPYDQYKDTFVHGSRIKVHIVANNGAMDRIPAYMQKVIQDPQTYDFSGQLWFESFPFQWGPYNLNLQDVLNEPLIYEAHVGMAQEKEGLGTYIEFADEVLPRIKDYGYNAIQLMAVMEHPYYGSFGYHVSNFFAASSRFGNPEDLKYLIGKAHELGIAVIMDIVHSHAVKNLSEGLNEFDGTDHQYFHSGGRGYHEGWDSKIFDYGKWEVKQFLLSNVKFWLEEYKFDGFRFDGVTSMLYFHHGSTSFDHYDKYFKNDVEWDAITYLQLANELIKEVNPNAISIAEDVSGMPGLCRTVEEGGLGFDYRLAMGIPDYWIKILKEKSDEDWDINEMWSVLSNRRWKEKTIAYAESHDQALVGDKTLAFWLMDKEMYFHMLVDDPNVVIDRGIALHKMIRLFTISLGGEGYLNFMGNEFGHPEWIDFPRQGNNWSYKYARRQWTLVDSKNLKYQYLANFDRAMVHCIKENHIVSALNGRQINMDSANKVIIFERNNLVFIFNFSIGNSIFGYRFRAPEMGKYKIILNSDEKEFGGFGRVDTDFIHETDEFQSLSIYLTNRTALVMKKID
- a CDS encoding AMP-binding protein, which translates into the protein MDIYLNNRKIELEKLDLFTSSDEYESTTISFLRDWWDNKDIFFLQTSGSTSEPKIIEISRVQMEASARATIKALKLKSGDRALVCINTNMIGGKMMLVRTLVEGFNSYIIPPVSDPFKSIPNNFEFDFTAIVPLQLETILNNPESSARLNKLKAVIVGGAAVSETLKARLQTLNVPIYSTYGMTETVSHIALKLLNGPQQSDYFNVFEDIETRLDLRGCLEIKGIVTKNQWITTNDLVQFHSEREFTWLGRIDNIINSGGIKLQIESIEDKINRILKERNFGGNFFLAKQSDEKLGEALAFYYEGFESSKSEILQLLQKELPKYEVPRYLKFCQNFEYTASGKIDKLKTVKCNK
- a CDS encoding penicillin-binding protein 1A gives rise to the protein MISFKDKKIKFLWVGFWSLALFIALFIFSISINLFGLFGKIPSLEILENPKSDLSSEVYTEDHVLMGKYFKFNRSNADYKDLPVDLVNALIATEDVRFYKHSGVDFKGTFAIFLYAVTFQKRGSSTLSQQLAKNLFQMRQSKEYQGPLSKFMPVVKFKEIITATRLERAYTKQEILNMYLNTVEFGNGTYGITSAAKKYFNKKTSKLKTEEAAMLIGLLKGPSVYDPIRKEEKALNRRNTVLSQMVKYNYLSKDQFEKLKQTPLALDITYENQNTGLAPYFRDYVEDYLVNWCDEHGYNLYADGLKIYTTINSKMQTYAEDAVSNHMTALQKEFFAEWKGKTPWASNKLDDKKFVERFAKRSERYRVLKAELGNNPELIFKEMNKKVKMKIYTLKGTRDTTMSPMDSVRYYLHFLHTGMVSMDPHNGQVKAWVGDVNFRYFKYDHVKKGARQPGSTFKPLLYAYAIEEKGLTPCSKVLDTQVPFTMPDGKVWIPKNSNNNYSNDYMTLRLGMARSVNTIAAYLMKLSGPDSIVAFAKRLGISSQLEAVPTLALGTSDVSVFDMTQAYCAFVNNGYRYEPLMITRIEDKYGNVLEEFRNIPQQVISSETAASMVYMLKGSAEEDGGTARDLVRKFNITSEVGGKTGTTQNSADGWFMGVSPDLVSGVWVGADDKNIHFPDMRFGQGARMALPIWGLYMQKVFADKNLGVKTKFEIPESLNASFDCESATDEVDSTIVDLPSSFD